Proteins from a single region of Styela clava chromosome 1, kaStyClav1.hap1.2, whole genome shotgun sequence:
- the LOC120325527 gene encoding uncharacterized protein LOC120325527 isoform X1 → MASSSTLLSQINEDFLTCRICMDSYKKPKVLNCQHSFCLSCLESCKTTENGSYMSCPVCRQRTVLGMKGVSGLKDNFVFSNMVEMMENWKRSKSPSPRRSTESLEDAEILCSTCPETEQAMATFQCLDCLDMLCADCGAFHSRTKLTKDHEVVPMQEIENGLHEGRLRLVQLSRCSNHEIQMKNYCNDCDVPVCRDCIVEIHAGHHLVLIEEAGKELKHKVEDMKTDLEQDIHILERSIEEIDIAREKEEDEFKEIQDSIKIKAKTFIDAIKKRRDHLLEKVEEVETENMEKMNNCKDGLETQLKCMENCVQFSNHLLENSTSFEVVTMQRQITETAKELQTKTKEVLERNDETIKSCTDIKVNFGSPEDIWEIFGNIEIAGNEEINKTKIKNVLDDSTKSNSDKETSPKIQPKPTPRRHTGITADMKKERSKFTLPKPPQPTTRRSSNHSIQSMELDVDESANDSPKPAIRRSSEEIKLERQSSLIVEVLPHTLGRPSKSNLKQSQEKARSVMNLSTGDGGLSPARAAPVPPPLSPLPKRVESLRKKKAPKPPRKSGKVPLMPPPLPPPQNKKPLLKTNYLTPIEAKRLVKFGRKGKIITNGEFSGPPRYAIFSKVKKKILVLDGENRHILIFSVEGFFKKSFRVVIPDQGKNNNKYKIAQAKPIAIAEAGTNHILVLFKNFITNWSWDGEMEDIWGTTELIDATSIANDSQGRIFVSDQEKHMIFVYDPHTKHKEMQIGGFGDRDDLFKSPRNICINQFDDVIVSDHHNHCIKVFNKDGSFLYKFGERGTKDGELKYPEGVACFQLEDGKDGILVADDGNCRVSLFTSEGKFLSQVLTKDEDKGLKSPQCVSVSSTGEEMLIRQTNLLQIRVYKLIKVEK, encoded by the exons ATGGCATCTTCAAGTACACTTCTGTCGCAAATAAATGAGGATTTTCTCACATGTCGAATATGTATGGACTCCTATAAGAAACCTAAAGTGCTCAACTGTCAGCACTCATTCTGTCTCTCGTGCTTGG AATCATGCAAAACCACTGAGAATGGCTCATACATGTCGTGCCCTGTTTGTCGACAACGTACAGTGCTGGGAATGAAAGGTGTCAGTGGCCTCAAagataattttgtattttcgaatATGGTTGAAATGATGGAAAATTGGAAAAGATCAAAAAG CCCAAGTCCAAGACGAAGCACAGAATCATTAGAAGATGCTGAAATTCTTTGTTCTACTTGTCCAGAAACAGAGCAAGCTATGGCGACATTTCAATGTTTAGATTGTTTGGATATGCTTTGTGCTGACTGTGGGGCGTTTCATAGCCGGACCAAGCTGACAAAAGACCATGAG GTTGTTCCGATGCAAGAAATTGAAAATGGATTACATGAGGGGAGATTAAGACTGGTCCAACTAAGCAGATGTTCAAATCATGAA ATTCAAATGAAGAACTATTGCAATGACTGTGATGTACCAGTATGCAGAGATTGTATTGTGGAAATTCATGCAGGTCATCATCTTGTACTTATTGAAGAAGCAGGGAAAGAACTAAAGCATAAG GTAGAAGATATGAAAACAGATCTGGAGCAGGATATTCACATCTTAGAAAGATCAATAGAAGAAATTGATATTGCCAGAGAAAAAGAAGAAGATGAATTCAAAGAAATACAAGACAGTATCAAAATCAAAGCCAAGACATTCATTGACGCAATCAAAAAG AGAAGAGATCATCTCCTCGAGAAGGTTGAAGAAGTAGAAACAGAGAATATGGAGAAAATGAACAACTGTAAAGATGGCTTGGAAACTCAGTTGAAATGCATGGAAAACTGTGTCCAGTTTTCAAACCATTTATTGGAG aacagcacttcttttgaAGTCGTAACAATGCAACGACAGATTACAGAAACTGCGAAAGAACTCCAGACGAAGACGAAAGAAGTATTGGAAAGAAATGATGAGACAATCAAGTCTTGCACTGATATCAA AGTTAATTTTGGGAGCCCAGAAGACATATGGgagatttttggaaatatcGAAATAG caGGCAATGAGGAAATCAACAAGACGAAGATAAAGAATGTTTTAGATGATTCAACAAAGTCCAATTCTGACAAAGAAACGAGTCCAAAAATTCAACCAAAACCCACTCCAAGAAGACATACAGGTATTACAGCAGATATGAAAAAAGAACGAAGCAAATTCACTTTGCCTAAACCCCCACAACCAACAACAAGAAGATCATCAAATCATTCAATTCAATCAATGGAACTAGATGTAGATGAATCTGCAAATGATTCTCCCAAACCAGCAATTAGGCGTTCATCTGAAGAAATAAAACTTGAAAGACAAAGCAGTCTGATCGTAGAAGTGCTACCCCATACTCTAGGTAGACCGTCAAAATCGAACTTGAAGCAAAGTCAAGAAAAAGCAAGAAGTGTTATGAACTTGAGCACAGGTGATGGAGGCTTATCTCCAGCACGAGCTGCCCCAGTGCCACCACCATTGTCTCCACTGCCTAAAAGGGTAGAGTCACTAAGAAAAAAGAAAGCACCAAAGCCACCACGTAAAAGTGGCAAGGTGCCACTGATGCCACCACCATTGCCACCTCCTCAAAACAAGAAGCCACTTCTGAAGACCAACTATCTTACACCAATTGAAGCAAAAAGATTGGTGAAATTCGGACGAAAAgggaaaataataacaaatggCGAATTTTCAGGACCACCAAGATATGCAATTTTTAGTAAAGTTAAGAAGAAAATTCTTGTACTTGATGGCGAAAACCGACATATCCTAATATTCAGTGTAGAAGGCTTCTTTAAGAAAAGCTTCCGTGTAGTGATACCTGACCAAggtaaaaacaacaataaatacaaaatag CACAAGCGAAACCAATAGCAATTGCAGAAGCCGGAACAAATCACATTCTGgtcttatttaaaaattttatcacAAATTGGAGTTGGGATGGTGAGATGGAAGATATCTGGGGGACAACAGAACTCATCGATGCAACTTCTATTGCAAATGACAGTCAAG GACGAATATTTGTCAGTGACCAAGAGAAACACATGATATTTGTATATGATCCCCATACAAAACATAAAGAGATGCAAATTGGAGGATTTGGAGACAGAGATGACTTGTTTAAAAGTCCAAG GAATATTTGCATaaaccaatttgatgacgtaattGTATCAGATCACCACAACCATTGCATTAAGGTGTTCAATAAAGATGGAAGCTTTTTATACAAATTTGGAGAGAGAG GAACTAAAGATGGTGAATTAAAATATCCTGAAGGTGTTGCATGCTTCCAGTTGGAAGATGGAAAAGATGGGATACTTGTTGCAGATGATGGAAATTGTAGAGTGTCACTATTCACTTCAGAAGGAAAGTTTTTGAGTCAAGTTTTAAC
- the LOC120325527 gene encoding uncharacterized protein LOC120325527 isoform X3: MASSSTLLSQINEDFLTCRICMDSYKKPKVLNCQHSFCLSCLESCKTTENGSYMSCPVCRQRTVLGMKGVSGLKDNFVFSNMVEMMENWKRSKSPSPRRSTESLEDAEILCSTCPETEQAMATFQCLDCLDMLCADCGAFHSRTKLTKDHEVVPMQEIENGLHEGRLRLVQLSRCSNHEIQMKNYCNDCDVPVCRDCIVEIHAGHHLVLIEEAGKELKHKVEDMKTDLEQDIHILERSIEEIDIAREKEEDEFKEIQDSIKIKAKTFIDAIKKRRDHLLEKVEEVETENMEKMNNCKDGLETQLKCMENCVQFSNHLLENSTSFEVVTMQRQITETAKELQTKTKEVLERNDETIKSCTDIKVNFGSPEDIWEIFGNIEIAGNEEINKTKIKNVLDDSTKSNSDKETSPKIQPKPTPRRHTGITADMKKERSKFTLPKPPQPTTRRSSNHSIQSMELDVDESANDSPKPAIRRSSEEIKLERQSSLIVEVLPHTLGRPSKSNLKQSQEKARSVMNLSTGDGGLSPARAAPVPPPLSPLPKRVESLRKKKAPKPPRKSGKVPLMPPPLPPPQNKKPLLKTNYLTPIEAKRLVKFGRKGKIITNGEFSGPPRYAIFSKVKKKILVLDGENRHILIFSVEGFFKKSFRVVIPDQAQAKPIAIAEAGTNHILVLFKNFITNWSWDGEMEDIWGTTELIDATSIANDSQGRIFVSDQEKHMIFVYDPHTKHKEMQIGGFGDRDDLFKSPRNICINQFDDVIVSDHHNHCIKVFNKDGSFLYKFGERGTKDGELKYPEGVACFQLEDGKDGILVADDGNCRVSLFTSEGKFLSQVLTKDEDKGLKSPQCVSVSSTGEEMLIRQTNLLQIRVYKLIKVEK; encoded by the exons ATGGCATCTTCAAGTACACTTCTGTCGCAAATAAATGAGGATTTTCTCACATGTCGAATATGTATGGACTCCTATAAGAAACCTAAAGTGCTCAACTGTCAGCACTCATTCTGTCTCTCGTGCTTGG AATCATGCAAAACCACTGAGAATGGCTCATACATGTCGTGCCCTGTTTGTCGACAACGTACAGTGCTGGGAATGAAAGGTGTCAGTGGCCTCAAagataattttgtattttcgaatATGGTTGAAATGATGGAAAATTGGAAAAGATCAAAAAG CCCAAGTCCAAGACGAAGCACAGAATCATTAGAAGATGCTGAAATTCTTTGTTCTACTTGTCCAGAAACAGAGCAAGCTATGGCGACATTTCAATGTTTAGATTGTTTGGATATGCTTTGTGCTGACTGTGGGGCGTTTCATAGCCGGACCAAGCTGACAAAAGACCATGAG GTTGTTCCGATGCAAGAAATTGAAAATGGATTACATGAGGGGAGATTAAGACTGGTCCAACTAAGCAGATGTTCAAATCATGAA ATTCAAATGAAGAACTATTGCAATGACTGTGATGTACCAGTATGCAGAGATTGTATTGTGGAAATTCATGCAGGTCATCATCTTGTACTTATTGAAGAAGCAGGGAAAGAACTAAAGCATAAG GTAGAAGATATGAAAACAGATCTGGAGCAGGATATTCACATCTTAGAAAGATCAATAGAAGAAATTGATATTGCCAGAGAAAAAGAAGAAGATGAATTCAAAGAAATACAAGACAGTATCAAAATCAAAGCCAAGACATTCATTGACGCAATCAAAAAG AGAAGAGATCATCTCCTCGAGAAGGTTGAAGAAGTAGAAACAGAGAATATGGAGAAAATGAACAACTGTAAAGATGGCTTGGAAACTCAGTTGAAATGCATGGAAAACTGTGTCCAGTTTTCAAACCATTTATTGGAG aacagcacttcttttgaAGTCGTAACAATGCAACGACAGATTACAGAAACTGCGAAAGAACTCCAGACGAAGACGAAAGAAGTATTGGAAAGAAATGATGAGACAATCAAGTCTTGCACTGATATCAA AGTTAATTTTGGGAGCCCAGAAGACATATGGgagatttttggaaatatcGAAATAG caGGCAATGAGGAAATCAACAAGACGAAGATAAAGAATGTTTTAGATGATTCAACAAAGTCCAATTCTGACAAAGAAACGAGTCCAAAAATTCAACCAAAACCCACTCCAAGAAGACATACAGGTATTACAGCAGATATGAAAAAAGAACGAAGCAAATTCACTTTGCCTAAACCCCCACAACCAACAACAAGAAGATCATCAAATCATTCAATTCAATCAATGGAACTAGATGTAGATGAATCTGCAAATGATTCTCCCAAACCAGCAATTAGGCGTTCATCTGAAGAAATAAAACTTGAAAGACAAAGCAGTCTGATCGTAGAAGTGCTACCCCATACTCTAGGTAGACCGTCAAAATCGAACTTGAAGCAAAGTCAAGAAAAAGCAAGAAGTGTTATGAACTTGAGCACAGGTGATGGAGGCTTATCTCCAGCACGAGCTGCCCCAGTGCCACCACCATTGTCTCCACTGCCTAAAAGGGTAGAGTCACTAAGAAAAAAGAAAGCACCAAAGCCACCACGTAAAAGTGGCAAGGTGCCACTGATGCCACCACCATTGCCACCTCCTCAAAACAAGAAGCCACTTCTGAAGACCAACTATCTTACACCAATTGAAGCAAAAAGATTGGTGAAATTCGGACGAAAAgggaaaataataacaaatggCGAATTTTCAGGACCACCAAGATATGCAATTTTTAGTAAAGTTAAGAAGAAAATTCTTGTACTTGATGGCGAAAACCGACATATCCTAATATTCAGTGTAGAAGGCTTCTTTAAGAAAAGCTTCCGTGTAGTGATACCTGACCAAg CACAAGCGAAACCAATAGCAATTGCAGAAGCCGGAACAAATCACATTCTGgtcttatttaaaaattttatcacAAATTGGAGTTGGGATGGTGAGATGGAAGATATCTGGGGGACAACAGAACTCATCGATGCAACTTCTATTGCAAATGACAGTCAAG GACGAATATTTGTCAGTGACCAAGAGAAACACATGATATTTGTATATGATCCCCATACAAAACATAAAGAGATGCAAATTGGAGGATTTGGAGACAGAGATGACTTGTTTAAAAGTCCAAG GAATATTTGCATaaaccaatttgatgacgtaattGTATCAGATCACCACAACCATTGCATTAAGGTGTTCAATAAAGATGGAAGCTTTTTATACAAATTTGGAGAGAGAG GAACTAAAGATGGTGAATTAAAATATCCTGAAGGTGTTGCATGCTTCCAGTTGGAAGATGGAAAAGATGGGATACTTGTTGCAGATGATGGAAATTGTAGAGTGTCACTATTCACTTCAGAAGGAAAGTTTTTGAGTCAAGTTTTAAC
- the LOC120325527 gene encoding uncharacterized protein LOC120325527 isoform X2, translating into MASSSTLLSQINEDFLTCRICMDSYKKPKVLNCQHSFCLSCLESCKTTENGSYMSCPVCRQRTVLGMKGVSGLKDNFVFSNMVEMMENWKRSKSPSPRRSTESLEDAEILCSTCPETEQAMATFQCLDCLDMLCADCGAFHSRTKLTKDHEVVPMQEIENGLHEGRLRLVQLSRCSNHEIQMKNYCNDCDVPVCRDCIVEIHAGHHLVLIEEAGKELKHKVEDMKTDLEQDIHILERSIEEIDIAREKEEDEFKEIQDSIKIKAKTFIDAIKKRRDHLLEKVEEVETENMEKMNNCKDGLETQLKCMENCVQFSNHLLENSTSFEVVTMQRQITETAKELQTKTKEVLERNDETIKSCTDIKVNFGSPEDIWEIFGNIEIGNEEINKTKIKNVLDDSTKSNSDKETSPKIQPKPTPRRHTGITADMKKERSKFTLPKPPQPTTRRSSNHSIQSMELDVDESANDSPKPAIRRSSEEIKLERQSSLIVEVLPHTLGRPSKSNLKQSQEKARSVMNLSTGDGGLSPARAAPVPPPLSPLPKRVESLRKKKAPKPPRKSGKVPLMPPPLPPPQNKKPLLKTNYLTPIEAKRLVKFGRKGKIITNGEFSGPPRYAIFSKVKKKILVLDGENRHILIFSVEGFFKKSFRVVIPDQGKNNNKYKIAQAKPIAIAEAGTNHILVLFKNFITNWSWDGEMEDIWGTTELIDATSIANDSQGRIFVSDQEKHMIFVYDPHTKHKEMQIGGFGDRDDLFKSPRNICINQFDDVIVSDHHNHCIKVFNKDGSFLYKFGERGTKDGELKYPEGVACFQLEDGKDGILVADDGNCRVSLFTSEGKFLSQVLTKDEDKGLKSPQCVSVSSTGEEMLIRQTNLLQIRVYKLIKVEK; encoded by the exons ATGGCATCTTCAAGTACACTTCTGTCGCAAATAAATGAGGATTTTCTCACATGTCGAATATGTATGGACTCCTATAAGAAACCTAAAGTGCTCAACTGTCAGCACTCATTCTGTCTCTCGTGCTTGG AATCATGCAAAACCACTGAGAATGGCTCATACATGTCGTGCCCTGTTTGTCGACAACGTACAGTGCTGGGAATGAAAGGTGTCAGTGGCCTCAAagataattttgtattttcgaatATGGTTGAAATGATGGAAAATTGGAAAAGATCAAAAAG CCCAAGTCCAAGACGAAGCACAGAATCATTAGAAGATGCTGAAATTCTTTGTTCTACTTGTCCAGAAACAGAGCAAGCTATGGCGACATTTCAATGTTTAGATTGTTTGGATATGCTTTGTGCTGACTGTGGGGCGTTTCATAGCCGGACCAAGCTGACAAAAGACCATGAG GTTGTTCCGATGCAAGAAATTGAAAATGGATTACATGAGGGGAGATTAAGACTGGTCCAACTAAGCAGATGTTCAAATCATGAA ATTCAAATGAAGAACTATTGCAATGACTGTGATGTACCAGTATGCAGAGATTGTATTGTGGAAATTCATGCAGGTCATCATCTTGTACTTATTGAAGAAGCAGGGAAAGAACTAAAGCATAAG GTAGAAGATATGAAAACAGATCTGGAGCAGGATATTCACATCTTAGAAAGATCAATAGAAGAAATTGATATTGCCAGAGAAAAAGAAGAAGATGAATTCAAAGAAATACAAGACAGTATCAAAATCAAAGCCAAGACATTCATTGACGCAATCAAAAAG AGAAGAGATCATCTCCTCGAGAAGGTTGAAGAAGTAGAAACAGAGAATATGGAGAAAATGAACAACTGTAAAGATGGCTTGGAAACTCAGTTGAAATGCATGGAAAACTGTGTCCAGTTTTCAAACCATTTATTGGAG aacagcacttcttttgaAGTCGTAACAATGCAACGACAGATTACAGAAACTGCGAAAGAACTCCAGACGAAGACGAAAGAAGTATTGGAAAGAAATGATGAGACAATCAAGTCTTGCACTGATATCAA AGTTAATTTTGGGAGCCCAGAAGACATATGGgagatttttggaaatatcGAAATAG GCAATGAGGAAATCAACAAGACGAAGATAAAGAATGTTTTAGATGATTCAACAAAGTCCAATTCTGACAAAGAAACGAGTCCAAAAATTCAACCAAAACCCACTCCAAGAAGACATACAGGTATTACAGCAGATATGAAAAAAGAACGAAGCAAATTCACTTTGCCTAAACCCCCACAACCAACAACAAGAAGATCATCAAATCATTCAATTCAATCAATGGAACTAGATGTAGATGAATCTGCAAATGATTCTCCCAAACCAGCAATTAGGCGTTCATCTGAAGAAATAAAACTTGAAAGACAAAGCAGTCTGATCGTAGAAGTGCTACCCCATACTCTAGGTAGACCGTCAAAATCGAACTTGAAGCAAAGTCAAGAAAAAGCAAGAAGTGTTATGAACTTGAGCACAGGTGATGGAGGCTTATCTCCAGCACGAGCTGCCCCAGTGCCACCACCATTGTCTCCACTGCCTAAAAGGGTAGAGTCACTAAGAAAAAAGAAAGCACCAAAGCCACCACGTAAAAGTGGCAAGGTGCCACTGATGCCACCACCATTGCCACCTCCTCAAAACAAGAAGCCACTTCTGAAGACCAACTATCTTACACCAATTGAAGCAAAAAGATTGGTGAAATTCGGACGAAAAgggaaaataataacaaatggCGAATTTTCAGGACCACCAAGATATGCAATTTTTAGTAAAGTTAAGAAGAAAATTCTTGTACTTGATGGCGAAAACCGACATATCCTAATATTCAGTGTAGAAGGCTTCTTTAAGAAAAGCTTCCGTGTAGTGATACCTGACCAAggtaaaaacaacaataaatacaaaatag CACAAGCGAAACCAATAGCAATTGCAGAAGCCGGAACAAATCACATTCTGgtcttatttaaaaattttatcacAAATTGGAGTTGGGATGGTGAGATGGAAGATATCTGGGGGACAACAGAACTCATCGATGCAACTTCTATTGCAAATGACAGTCAAG GACGAATATTTGTCAGTGACCAAGAGAAACACATGATATTTGTATATGATCCCCATACAAAACATAAAGAGATGCAAATTGGAGGATTTGGAGACAGAGATGACTTGTTTAAAAGTCCAAG GAATATTTGCATaaaccaatttgatgacgtaattGTATCAGATCACCACAACCATTGCATTAAGGTGTTCAATAAAGATGGAAGCTTTTTATACAAATTTGGAGAGAGAG GAACTAAAGATGGTGAATTAAAATATCCTGAAGGTGTTGCATGCTTCCAGTTGGAAGATGGAAAAGATGGGATACTTGTTGCAGATGATGGAAATTGTAGAGTGTCACTATTCACTTCAGAAGGAAAGTTTTTGAGTCAAGTTTTAAC